The region GCTGCAGACCACCGGGATGGCACAGATCAGCCCCCTGCCGCAAAGCCATGACCGCGAACTCTGCGGTGGCATCGAGCGGCCGCCGCGACCCGCGCGCGCCTGATTGCCGCGTCGCCCGGCCCAGGGTGTCATCCTGGCCCGGCAAAGTATCTTTCGACTCTCTCGCATGCTTGGCTGCGGCGTCTCGCCGCACGGGCAGCCGCATTCGCAATGGCATGCGCTGCTGTTTTGGCAAGCTCACGATGCCGGTTTGGCGCTGAGGCGTTGATCCCCGGCGCATGCCCGTGACTTGCCCCATGCGACGAAGAACTCGTATGAAAGGACATCTTGGTGTCTCAGAACATGCTCCCTCCCTTGAACCAGCGTGGCGGGCCGGCCTCGGCCCTGCGCATGCTGTTGTTGGCAAGCCTGCCAGTCTTGCTGGGCGCTTGCGCCAGCTTTAGCAAAGACGGCGGCATCGGCCCCGTGCAAGACGCGGCCCGCCAGCATCTCGGCCAGGAACTGCAACTCGCCAAAAGCCCGGCCGAGCAGAGCCGCTTGCAGCAGCGTGTGGCCGAGTTGCTGGCCAAAGAACTCACGGCGGACAGCGCGGTGCAGATCGCGCTGTTCAACAACCCTGGCTTGCAGGGCGCTTTCCATGACTTGGGATTGGCTGAAGCGGACCTGGTGCAAGCCGGGCGCTGGCCCAATCCGCATTTCAGTTTTGGCAAGTCGCGCCAAGGCGATGAGCGCGAGATTGACCGCGGCCTCTCATTCGATCTGGCCCGCCTGATCGCCATGCCTTTGAGCGTGCAGTTGGAACAGCGCCGTTTTGCCGCCGTGCAAACCGGCTTGACGCAGCAGATGCTGGCGCTGGCGGCCGAGACGAAGAAGGCTTTTTACGCGGCGGTCGCCGCCGAGCAAACATTGCGTTACCAGCGCGATGTCAAGGCCGCGGCGGATGCCGGCGGGTTGCTGGCGCAGCGCCTGGCGCAGGTCGGCAACTTCAGCAAGCTGGAGAAGATGCGCGAGCAAAACCTGGCCCTGGAAGCCAAGCTGGGCTTGGTGCGGGCCGAGCGTGCGCAGCTGGCTGCGCGTGAGCGCTTGACCCGTTTGCTCGGGCTCACTGGGCCGATCGTCCAAGTCGCCCCAGCCGCTTCAGCGGCGTCCTCCGCGCCGGCCTTCACCCTGCCATCTCGCCTGCCCGACTTACCTCAGCAACTGCGCCAGCCGCAGGGCTTGGAGAGCCAGGCTTTTGCCCAGCGCCTGGACGTGCAAGCCGCGCGCTTGCAGGCCGAAGCGACGGCCAAGAACCTGGGCCTGAGCCAGGTCACCCGCTTCGTCAATGTGCTGGAGTTCGGCCTCAGCAATGCCACATCGAACGAGGCGCCACGCAAGACCGGCTGGGAAGTCAGCCTGGAGTTGCCGTTGTTCGACTGGAGTGGCGCGCGGGTCGCCAAGGCCGAGGCCTTGTACATGCAAAGCCTGCAGCGGGCGGCGCAAACCGGGGTGGAAGCGCGCTCCGAGTTGCGTGAAGCTTTTGAGGCCTATCGCAGCAGCTACGAGATCGCCCGCCACTATCGTGACGAGATGGTGCCCATGGCCAAACAGGTGTCCGAGGAAAACCTGCTGCGCTACAACGGCATGTTCATCAGCGTGTTCGAGTTGTTGGCAGACGCCCGGGTGCAGATCGGCACGGTCAACGCCGCCATCGAAGCGCAGCGTGATTTCTGGCTGGCCCAGGCCGACCTTGACATGGCCTTGATCGGCAAGCCCAGCCTGGCGCAGGCCAGCCCCGCGGCCACAGCCGCCGCTGGTGCCGCCCCGGCCCACTGAATCTGGAGTTATCCCAATGTTCAATCGACGCAATTTTGTTTTGGGTGCGGGCGCGGTTTCGGCAGTCTCGGCCGCTGCGGTCAGCAAGGTGGCCATGGCCGCGCTGCCCGAGCCGGTGCTGCAAACCCGGCCCGACACCATGCCGCCCCTGGTTCCCACCAGCGGCCGGCCCTACAACCCGGTGGTCACGCTCAATGGCTGGACCTTGCCCTGGCGCATGAACCAGGGCGTGAAGGAGTTCCATCTGGTGGCCGAGCCGGTGGTGCGCGAATTGGCGCCTGGCATGAAGGCGCATTTGTGGGGCTATAACGGCCAGTCGCCGGGCCCGACGATCGAGGTGGTGGAGGGCGACCGGGTGCGCATCTTTGTCACCAACAAGCTGCCCGAGCACACCAGCGTGCACTGGCATGGCCAGCGTCTGCCCAACGGCATGGACGGGGTGTCGGGCCTGACCCAGCCCTCCATTCAGCCCGGCAAGACCTTTGTGTACGAGTTTGTGGCGCGCCGCCCCGGCACCTTTATGTATCACCCGCATGCTGACGAGATGGTGCAGATGGCCATGGGCATGATGGGTTTTTGGGTCACCCATCCCAAGGCCCCGAATCCGCTCATCAGCGCGGTGGACCGTGACTTCTGCTTCTTGCTCAGCGCCTACGACGTGGAACCCGGTGCGGCCACGCCCAAGATCATGACCATGACGGATTTCAATCTGTGGACCTGGAACAGCCGCGTCTTCCCTGGCATCGATTCGCTCAATGTGCGCTTGAATGATCGGGTACGCATCCGGGTGGGCAACCTGACCATGACCAACCACCCGATCCATTTGCATGGCCATGAGTTCATGGTCACCGGTACCGATGGCGGCCCGGTACCCAAGAGCGCGCGCTGGCCCGAGGTGACCACCGATGTGGCCGTGGGGCAGATGCGGCAGATCGACTTTGTGGCCGATGAGCCGGGAGACTGGGCTTTCCATTGCCACAAGAGCCACCACACCATGAATGCCATGGGTCATGGCCTGCCCACCATGATCGGGGTGGATTCCCGCGGGGTGAGCGAGAAGATCAGCAAGCTCATTCCCGACTACATGAGCATGGGCGAGCGCGGCATGGCCGAGATGGGCGAAATGGAAATGCCCCTGCCCGCCAACACCTTGCCGATGATGACCGGCCAGGGCCCCTTCGGCGGGGTGGAGATGGGCGGCATGTTCTCGGTACTGAAGGTACGCAAGGAGCAAAAGCCCGGCGACTACAGCGACCCCGGCTGGTACGCCCACCCCAAGGGCGAGGTGGCCTTTGAGTGGGATGGCGCCATGCCGGCGGCCAAGCGCGCGGTGGCCGGGGCCGAAAGCCGGGGTCAGTCCATGCCCACCAGCGCCGCGCCCGCACCCACCGAACTCAAGGTTCGCAAACCCAACTCGCATGCCGGCCACTGAAAGGCTGCAGTGAAGGATCAGCCACGCCAAGCGGGGCCGTCCCATCGCCCATGCAATTTG is a window of Paucibacter sp. KCTC 42545 DNA encoding:
- a CDS encoding multicopper oxidase family protein: MFNRRNFVLGAGAVSAVSAAAVSKVAMAALPEPVLQTRPDTMPPLVPTSGRPYNPVVTLNGWTLPWRMNQGVKEFHLVAEPVVRELAPGMKAHLWGYNGQSPGPTIEVVEGDRVRIFVTNKLPEHTSVHWHGQRLPNGMDGVSGLTQPSIQPGKTFVYEFVARRPGTFMYHPHADEMVQMAMGMMGFWVTHPKAPNPLISAVDRDFCFLLSAYDVEPGAATPKIMTMTDFNLWTWNSRVFPGIDSLNVRLNDRVRIRVGNLTMTNHPIHLHGHEFMVTGTDGGPVPKSARWPEVTTDVAVGQMRQIDFVADEPGDWAFHCHKSHHTMNAMGHGLPTMIGVDSRGVSEKISKLIPDYMSMGERGMAEMGEMEMPLPANTLPMMTGQGPFGGVEMGGMFSVLKVRKEQKPGDYSDPGWYAHPKGEVAFEWDGAMPAAKRAVAGAESRGQSMPTSAAPAPTELKVRKPNSHAGH
- a CDS encoding TolC family protein, which encodes MLPPLNQRGGPASALRMLLLASLPVLLGACASFSKDGGIGPVQDAARQHLGQELQLAKSPAEQSRLQQRVAELLAKELTADSAVQIALFNNPGLQGAFHDLGLAEADLVQAGRWPNPHFSFGKSRQGDEREIDRGLSFDLARLIAMPLSVQLEQRRFAAVQTGLTQQMLALAAETKKAFYAAVAAEQTLRYQRDVKAAADAGGLLAQRLAQVGNFSKLEKMREQNLALEAKLGLVRAERAQLAARERLTRLLGLTGPIVQVAPAASAASSAPAFTLPSRLPDLPQQLRQPQGLESQAFAQRLDVQAARLQAEATAKNLGLSQVTRFVNVLEFGLSNATSNEAPRKTGWEVSLELPLFDWSGARVAKAEALYMQSLQRAAQTGVEARSELREAFEAYRSSYEIARHYRDEMVPMAKQVSEENLLRYNGMFISVFELLADARVQIGTVNAAIEAQRDFWLAQADLDMALIGKPSLAQASPAATAAAGAAPAH